The following coding sequences lie in one Rutidosis leptorrhynchoides isolate AG116_Rl617_1_P2 chromosome 4, CSIRO_AGI_Rlap_v1, whole genome shotgun sequence genomic window:
- the LOC139843638 gene encoding uncharacterized protein, with product MTVNIDEDGPAIVQLQKWEPSFLGADLAQFCEAFISPTRELILLLSYHHDGLLLPLVKGKKVDDQIKSDPVDMGSDSTFSLQTDFARSNTHPMISNINAIAWGICEDSDNQYGGGSFRELLFVVGDNELTIYAFCQPNECSEPVEPMPDGKDGEGKWVEWGPSTSRDATDSYKPDNDGDNETVEQRRWLRTFHSKVKMVKSEGKLYSRFPKKSQFPSSSTVVSFSIFENDFSLPTLLNVDPVGNDMKISYKCCRVFVNNSHDLIGFVLTSFSNDESERKKDKYVLVGRIVSWGIEWVNSVKLDEDTYMVPEDQWKDFVFTDKYLLCLSSAGQIYFFGDVTGEYMGCVNVLEIHGLKKVSDQTGDFVGKSMFKTLLVASNTSLLAAVDDSGIVYVIRASDHVPNINNSIEKSLPQFQQIKYRTMVGWDVGGADISHQRLNDNLKGRSIFSDIMESDESVVTGFSASSKVVGNKINGSEPSPYALRSIFLPTNKYRTDDIICLSSFGITRLSRRYGTTSSRPSQIIHFNLHVDSGMNDDDKGSNGGQELNIGDAVGCVFHGCLYLVTADGLSVVLPSISVASGCISVEALGYRQISSCSTNQSVNLIETKGLKQPWPTWKLEVLDRVLLYEGHEEAEHICLENGWDLKVSRIRRLQLALDYLNFQEIETSLEMLAGVILAEEGVLRLVFAAVYLVLNKGGNDSDVSAASRLLSLGTHFSTKMIRRYGSLQYMQNGGSSSPLLIADKEHSETENSRRLQEMARLLEIMRNMQCRLATKLKKSVTRLGDGLKPVEFVDSDISRDDPNASLLEKTHEPENRDLISMDSVDAGSYSELESFPEASTHMNRRAIPTENPKDMIARWESANLDQINIVKDALLCGRLPLAVLKLHLHNQEGTEANRVPRDTFEKVRDIGRAIAYDLFLKDEIELGVTTLRKLGEDLESCLRQLVFGTVRRSIRMKIAEVMKSYGYLGPYELKILEGISFVERMYPCSSFSRTFLAREKQLMTVKSVDSPEEIKLSLLHSLSDNLMIECGELDGVVLGLWRHVSKYSDIPVIDDDDTHDCYWTAAAVWADAWDQRTIDRIMLDRPSTVDIDMSWESQFEYHISHNNYEEASRLVDIIPSYSSTHGNLRISLDGLPSTSAGLKSEFGDYGNYIYSIQDLDAVCMDVPNIRILRLPSINTCSAWLKSLVESQFAKKFIFLKEFWEVFEEIVCLLARSGFVTNSIDASFPEQSSNESTDLLLTKIDDDISTPLQGLHKLFLHQCIQLNLPYLLDIYLDHHRLAMNHEHLSSMLEATGDCQWAKWLLLSRVKGNEYEASFSNARAIVSRNFSPGNTLGAVEIDDIIHTVDDIAEGAGELAAIATLMYAPVPIQDCLSTGSVDRNRSSSAQCTLENLRPAMQRFPTLWRTLVAACFGQDPIYIYISPRSKSYLSEYLNWRDNIFYSSGHDTSLEQMLPGWFSKAVRRLVQLYVQGPIGWQSIPGLPVEESLFFRDISYVDKSNEEAKISPLSWEAAIQRHVVELCGPSVEESRLGLEHHLHRGRALAAFVHLLSLRVKKLKFEFETRIQHSDASANGQSNVQSDIHTLLSPLTQDEESLLSSVMPLAVMHFEDSVLVASCAFLLELCGLSPNMLQVDIAALRRISSFNKSSEYSENSVQHSFKGSAFHPTHVEGDITGSLARVLAEYYLKNYNTGTSKENNNKQKQATRAVVLVLQNLEKASLPSMVGGETCGSWLMSGNGDGAEMRSQQKAASQHWSLVTEFCRMHQIPMSTKYLAVLAKDNDWVGFLSEAQVEGHPYETVIEVASKEFSDPCLKVHILTVLKGMQSRKNTSSSSNVKKNDSSFLEDSNYIPVELFSIIADCEKQKNPGEALLLKAKDLCWSVLAMVASCFPHVSPLSCLTVWLEITAARETSSIKVNDITSQISSNIAAAVEANNLLPVTARAQTLHYNRRNPKRRRLMESWPVDKLTSKGSDVSTASSNTSIFIDQISISGGENKEMADENNNVSTESDKEFDSLSKMVAVLCEQRLFLPLLRAFEMFLPSCALLPFIRALQAFSQMRLSEASAHLGSFSARIKEDHPNIQTTSGRDGCIGSSWVSSIAEKASDAMLMTCPSPYEKRCLLQLLSSTDFGDGGSAMSHYRRLYWKINLAEPLLRKDDVLHLGNESLDDDSLLTALETNGYWEQARSWTKQLEASGGSWKSAGHHVTETQAESMVAEWKAFLWDVPEERVALWGHCQTLFLRYGFPPLQAGLFFLKHAESVDKDLPPKELHELLLLSLQWLSGMITQSAPVYPLHLLRELETRVWLLAVESEAQVKSEGEITLTNPSSGTGYVKGSSIVDHTASIVSKMDNHINTVKIKNERNDPRDHHLPHHRNPHVIDAATSTNTKAKRRAKGVLQSRKPSDVEKATDPEDTSSHMDLSNSRWEERIGPAELERAVLSLLEFGQISAARQLQHKLSPSHSPSEFVLVDAALKLAAMSTPSNKVAVSMLDDELQSVIQSHNLANENQFVDPMQALESLTTFFVDGRGRGLCKRLISVVKAANVLGLTFSEAFDKNPIELLQLLCLKAQESFEEAYLLIQTHSMPAASIAQILAESFLKGLLAAHRGGYIDSQKEEGPAPLLWRFSDFLKWAELCPSESEIGHALMRLVITGQEIPHACEVELLILSHHFYKSSACLDGVDVLVALAATRVDAYVSEGDFPCLARLITGVGNFHALNFILGILIENGQLELLLQKYSAAADTHTGTPQAVRGFRMAVLTSLKQFNPNDLDAFAMVYNHFDMKHETASLLESRAEKSYNMWFPRYNKDHTEDLLESMRYFIEAAEVHSSIDAGNKTRAACASASLVSLQIRMPDFQWLSLSATNARRALVEQSRFQEALIVAEAYDLNQPGEWALVLWNQMLKPDLTEQFVAEFVAVLPLQPTMLAEIARFYRAEVAARGDQSQFSVWLTGGGLPAEWAKYLERSFRCLLKRTRDLRLRLQLATVATGFADVISSCLKALDRVPDNGGPLVLRKGHGGAYLPLM from the exons ATGACGGTTAATATTGACGAAGATGGCCCTGCTATTGTTCAATTGCAAAAATGGGAACCTTCTTTTTTGGGAGCTGACCTGGCCCAGTTCTGTGAAGCTTTCATTTCCCCCACCAGGGAActtatattattactttcataccaCCACGATGGGCTACTTCTGCCTCTAGTCAAAG GTAAAAAGGTGGATGATCAAATAAAATCTGATCCAGTAGATATGGGTTCAGATAGTACATTTTCTCTTCAAACTGATTTTGCAAGATCTAATACTCATCCCATGATTTCTAATATAAACGCTATTGCGTGGGGTATATGTGAGGATTCAGATAACCAGTACGGAGGGGGTTCGTTTAGAGAACTTCTTTTTGTGGTTGGGGATAATGAGTTGACAATTTATGCATTTTGTCAACCCAATGAATGCTCTGAACCTGTTGAACCTATGCCAGATGGGAAGGATGGAGAAGGGAAATGGGTGGAATGGGGCCCATCTACATCGAGAGATGCAACGGATTCATATAAGCCTGATAATGATGGTGATAATGAGACTGTTGAACAAAGAAGATGGTTGCGAACTTTTCATAGTAAAGTTAAAATGGTCAAATCGGAGGGAAAACTGTATAGTAGATTTCCAAAAAAATCACAGTTCCCATCCTCAAGTACAGTTGTTTCCTTTAGCATTTTCGAAAATGATTTCTCACTTCCAACTTTATTAAATGTAGATCCTGTGGGGAATGACATGAAGATTTCATACAAATGTTGTAGAGTGTTTGTTAATAATTCACATGACCTAATTGGATTTGTTCTAACATCGTTTTCCAATGATGAATCTGAAAGAAAGAAAGACAAATATGTACTTGTTGGTAGGATAGTCAGCTGGGGCATAGAATGGGTCAACTCAGTGAAACTTGACGAGGATACATATATGGTACCCGAGGATCAGTGGAAAGACTTTGTTTTTACTGATAAATATCTTTTATGCCTTAGTTCTGCTGGTCAAATATATTTTTTCGGTGATGTAACTGGTGAGTACATGGGTTGTGTCAATGTTCTAGAAATACATGGGTTAAAAAAAGTATCTGATCAAACTGGTGATTTTGTTGGTAAAAGTATGTTCAAGACTCTTCTTGTTGCTTCAAATACATCATTGCTGGCTGCAGTTGATGACTCCGGTATAGTTTATGTAATTCGGGCCAGTGACCATGTTCCAAACATCAATAACTCAATTGAGAAGTCGCTACCACAATTTCAACAAATAAAATATAGGACAATGGTTGGTTGGGATGTTGGTGGTGCTGACATCAGCCACCAGAGGTTAAATGATAATCTTAAGGGCAGAAGTATTTTTAGTGACATAATGGAAAGTGATGAGTCAGTTGTTACTGGTTTCTCTGCATCTTCAAAGGTAGTTGGAAATAAGATCAACGGTTCTGAACCGTCACCCTATGCTTTAAGAAGTATATTTCTTCCAACAAATAAATATAGAACAGATGATATTATATGTCTGTCTTCATTTGGAATCACCCGGCTCAGTAGAAGATATGGTACAACGAGTAGCAGGCCTTCCCAAATTATACATTTTAACTTGCATGTAGACTCAggtatgaatgatgatgataaaggcTCAAATGGTGGTCAGGAACTTAACATAGGAGATGCGGTTGGTTGCGTCTTCCATGGCTGTTTATATTTGGTCACAGCAGATGGTCTTTCAGTAGTCCTTCCCTCAATTTCAGTAGCCTCTGGCTGCATATCCGTTGAAGCCTTGGGATACCGCCAGATTAGTAGCTGCTCTACGAATCAAAGTGTAAACCTCATTGAAACAAAAGGTTTGAAGCAGCCATGGCCAACTTGGAAATTAGAGGTTTTAGATAGAGTTCTTCTATATGAAGGCCATGAAGAGGCAGAACATATTTGCTTGGAAAATG GGTGGGACCTGAAAGTTTCTCGGATACGTCGTTTGCAACTGGCATTGGATTACTTGAACTTTCAGGAAATTGAGAC ATCATTAGAGATGCTTGCGGGTGTCATTTTGGCTGAAGAAGGCGTCCTTAGATTGGTGTTTGCTGCTGTTTATTTGGTATTGAACAAAGGTGGCAATGATAGTGATGTTTCTGCTGCATCCAG GCTTCTATCTTTGGGCACACATTTTTCTACCAAAATGATACGTAGATATGGATCATTGCAGTATATGCAAAACGGCGGTTCTTCTTCTCCATTACTTATAGCGGATAAAGAACATAGTGAAACTGAAAATTCAAGAAGGCTTCAAGAAATGGCCCGCTTGCTGGAAATCATGAGAAACATGCAATGTCGACTTGCTACAAAATTGAAAAAATCTGTAACGCGCTTG GGAGATGGTTTAAAACCAGTAGAATTTGTGGATTCAGATATATCTCGTGATGATCCCAATGCCTCATTACTGGAAAAAACACACGAACCGGAAAATCGTGATTTAATATCAATGGATTCAGTTGACGCTGGATCGTATTCAGAGTTAGAGAGCTTTCCGGAAGCTTCTACTCATATGAATAGGAGAGCTATTCCAACTGAAAACCCTAAGGATATGATTGCACGTTGGGAATCTGCAAATTTAGACCAAATAAACATTGTGAAAGATGCCTTACTATGTGGTCGTCTTCCATTAGCCGTTCTTAAATTGCATCTTCATAATCAAGAAGGTACAGAGGCTAATAGAGTGCCTCGTGACACCTTTGAGAAAGTTCGTGATATTGGAAGGGCTATTGCATATGATCTGTTTCTAAAG GATGAAATTGAACTTGGTGTAACCACACTGCGAAAGCTTGGAGAGGACTTGGAAAGTTGCCTAAGACAGCTGGTTTTTGGGACTGTAAGAAGATCTATTCGAATGAAAATAGCTGAAGTGATGAAAAGTTATGGCTATCTTGGACCATACGAGTTGAAAATATTGGAAGGGATATCATTTGTTGAG AGGATGTACCCCTGCAGTAGTTTCTCAAGAACATTCCTTGCCCGTGAAAAGCAGTTAATGACAGTTAAGAGCGTCGATTCACCAGAAGAAATCAAGCTGTCTCTTCTGCATTCTTTATCCGACAACCTTATGATTGAGTGTGGTGAACTTGATGGAGTTGTGTTAGGATTATGGAGACACGTCAGCAAATATTCAGACATTCctgttattgatgatgatgatacccaTGATTGTTACTGGACTGCAGCTGCAGTCTGGGCTGATGCTTGGGATCAGAGAACCATTGATCGT ATAATGCTAGACCGACCTTCAACAGTTGATATCGATATGTCATGGGAATCACAATTTGAGTACCACATATCCCACAATAACTACGAGGAAGCTTCTAGACTTGTAGATATAATTCCATCGTACTCATCAACACATGGAAATCTTCGAATCAGTTTGGATGGTTTACCAAGTACATCTGCTGGACTTAAAAGTGAGTTTGGTGATTATGGAAACTACATATATTCTATACAGGACCTGGATGCTGTGTGCATGGATGTTCCAAATATCAGAATATTAAGACTCCCATCAATTAATACTTGCTCAGCGTGGTTGAAATCACTCGTGGAATCGCAGTTTGCTAAGAAATTCATATTTCTTAAGGAATTTTGGGAGGTTTTTGAAGAAATAGTATGCCTTTTGGCGCGGTCCGGCTTTGTCACCAATTCCATTGATGCATCTTTCCCTGAGCAGTCTTCAAACGAGTCAACAGATTTGTTGTTGACTAAAATTGATGATGACATCAGCACTCCGTTGCAGGGTCTGCATAAGCTTTTTCTGCACCAATGTATTCAACTGAACTTGCCATACCTTCTTGATATTTACCTTGATCACCATAGGTTGGCTATGAATCATGAACATCTTTCTTCCATGCTAGAAGCCACT GGAGATTGTCAATGGGCAAAATGGCTGCTCTTATCAAGAGTCAAAGGAAATGAGTATGAGGCATCATTCTCAAATGCTCGTGCAATTGTATCACGCAATTTTTCTCCCGGAAATACCCTTGGTGCAGTGGAAATTGATGATATAATTCATACGGTTGATGACATTGCTGAAGGAGCAGGAGAACTGGCAGCTATAGCCACATTAATGTATGCACCTGTTCCTATACAAGATTGCTTGAGCACTGGTAGTGTGGATCGCAATCGCAGCTCGTCGGCTCAGTGTACATTAGAAAATCTTAGGCCAGCCATGCAACGGTTTCCTACACTATGGCGCACTCTAGTAGCTGCATGTTTTGGACAAGATCCAATATACATTTATATCAGCCCCCGATcaaaa TCATATttatcagaatatctgaactggcGTGACAATATTTTTTACTCTTCTGGACATGATACTTCACTTGAACAAATGCTCCCAGGATGGTTCTCTAAGGCTGTTCGGAGACTGGTTCAGCTTTATGTGCAG GGTCCTATTGGTTGGCAATCTATACCAGGGTTGCCAGTTGAAGAATCTTTGTTTTTTAGAGATATTAGTTATGTTGATAAGagtaatgaggaggccaagatcaGCCCATTATCCTGGGAAGCTGCTATTCAGAGGCATGTAGTGGAGTTATGCGGTCCTTCAGTAGAG GAATCTAGACTTGGGCTTGAGCATCACCTGCACCGAGGACGTGCCTTAGCAGCTTTTGTACATCTTCTATCTTTAAGAGTCAAGAagttgaaatttgaatttgaaaCACGCATACAACATTCAGATGCATCAGCAAATGGCCAATCAAATGTTCAATCTGATATTCACACTCTACTTTCTCCACTAACACAAGACGAAGAATCTCTTCTTTCATCT GTCATGCCCCTTGCAGTCATGCATTTTGAAGATTCTGTATTAGTGGCTTCCTGTGCTTTTCTCTTAGAGCTATGTGGATTGTCTCCCAATATGCTTCAAGTAGACATTGCTGCTCTGAGGAGAATCTCGTCTTTTAATAAGTCATCTGAGTACTCTGAAAACTCTGTGCAACATTCATTTAAGGGATCTGCGTTTCATCCAACACATGTTGAAGGTGATATTACTGGTTCTCTGGCTAGAGTGTTGGCCGAATACTATTTGAAAAACTATAACACGGGCACTAGTAAAGAAAACAATAATAAACAGAAACAAGCTACTAGAGCAGTTGTGCTTGTTCTTCAAAACTTGGAGAAGGCAAGTCTTCCTTCAATGGTTGGTGGAGAAACATGTGGATCTTGGTTAATGAGTGGAAATGGTGATGGAGCTGAGATGAGATCACAGCAGAAAGCTGCAAGTCAGCACTGGAGTTTGGTTACCGAGTTTTGTAGAATGCATCAGATACCCATGAGCACTAAATATTTGGCAGTGTTAGCTAAAGACAATGACTGG GTTGGATTCCTTTCAGAGGCTCAGGTGGAAGGACATCCTTATGAAACAGTGATTGAAGTG GCTTCAAAGGAGTTCAGTGATCCTTGTTTAAAGGTTCATATATTAACAGTACTCAAAGGTATGCAGTCAAGGAAAAATACTTCTTCCTCCTCCAACGTCAAAAAGAATGATTCTTCATTCTTGGAAGATAGCAATTACATTCCTGTTGAACTCTTTAGTATTATAGCTGACTGTGAGAAGCAAAAAAATCCCGGAGAGGCCCTTTTGTTAAAAGCAAAAGATTTGTGCTGGTCAGTTTTGGCAATGGTTGCATCATGTTTTCCTCATGTATCTCCATTAAGCTGCCTAACAGTTTGGCTAGAGATAACAGCAGCAAG GGAGACATCGTCCATCAAGGTGAACGATATCACATCTCAAATATCTAGCAATATTGCAGCAGCTGTTGAAGCTAACAATTTATTGCCAGTGACTGCTCGAGCACAAACACTTCATTACAACCGTAGAAACCCTAAACGTAGGCGGTTAATGGAGTCTTGGCCTGTCGATAAATTAACTTCAAAAGGATCTGATGTTTCTACTGCTTCAAGCAACACTAGCATATTCATTGACCAAATTTCCATTTCTGGAGGGGAAAACAAAGAAATGGCTGATGAGAATAATAACGTTTCAACTGAATCCGATAAAGAATTTGATTCTTTATCTAAAATGGTTGCAGTACTCTGTGAGCAGAGATTATTTCTTCCTTTGCTAAGAGCCTTTGAAATGTTCCTTCCTTCATGTGCCCTATTgcccttcattcgtgctcttcag GCCTTTTCTCAGATGCGTCTATCAGAAGCTTCGGCTCATTTAGGATCGTTTTCTGCGAGAATTAAGGAAGATCATCCCAACATACAAACAACTTCTGGGAGAGATGGGTGCATTGGGAGTTCATGGGTGAGTTCCATTGCAGAAAAGGCTTCGGATGCAATGCTGATGACATGTCCATCACCTTATGAAAAAAGATGCTTATTGCAACTTTTATCCTCCACCGATTTTGGTGATGGGGGATCTGCCATGTCACACTACCGAAGGCTGTATTGGAAGATAAATTTAGCAGAGCCTTTGTTACGTAAAGATGATGTTTTACATCTTGGGAATGAATCTTTGGATGATGATTCACTTCTAACTGCCTTGGAAACAAATGGGTACTGGGAACAGGCACGCAGTTGGACCAAACAGTTGGAGGCTAGTGGTGGGTCTTGGAAATCTGCTGGACATCATGTGACTGAGACACAG GCTGAATCAATGGTGGCAGAGTGGAAAGCGTTTCTTTGGGATGTCCCAGAAGAGAGAGTTGCATTGTGGGGCCACTGCCAGACGCTATTTCTCAGATATGGTTTTCCTCCATTGCAG GCAGGATTATTCTTCTTGAAACATGCAGAATCCGTGGACAAAGATCTTCCACCAAAGGAACTGCATGAATTGTTGCTTCTTTCTCTTCAGTGGTTAAGTGGGATGATAACTCAATCTGCTCC AGTGTATCCATTGCATCTTTTGAGGGAACTTGAAACTAGAGTATGGCTCCTGGCAGTAGAATCTGAAGCTCAGGTCAAGAGTGAAGGGGAGATAACCTTAACAAATCCAAGTAGCGGAACTGGTTATGTAAAAGGATCTAGTATTGTAGACCATACTGCAAGTATTGTTTCAAAAATGGACAATCATATTAACACAGTGAAGATCAAAAATGAACGCAACGATCCAAGGGATCATCATTTGCCACATCACCGGAATCCTCATGTCATAGATGCAGCTACTTCAACTAACACAAAAGCAAAACGTAGAGCTAAAGGCGTATTGCAATCAAGAAAACCTTCTGATGTTGAAAAAGCTACTGATCCAGAAGATACTTCTTCTCATATGGACTTGTCAAATTCGAGATGGGAAGAACGCATTGGACCTGCTGAGCTGGAAAGGGCTGTTCTTTCTTTATTGGAATTTGGGCAAATATCTGCTGCTAGGCAGCTCCAGCATAAGTTATCTCCATCTCATTCTCCATCAGAATTTGTCCTTGTAGATGCAGCTTTGAAGCTTGCAGCCATGTCTACCCCTAGCAACAAAGTAGCTGTTTCCATGTTGGATGATGAATTGCAATCTGTAATTCAGTCACACAACTTGGCGAATGAGAATCAGTTTGTCGATCCAATGCAG GCCTTGGAGAGTTTGACGACCTTTTTCGTAGATGGTAGAGGACGTGGATTGTGTAAACGATTGATATCGGTTGTAAAAGCTGCAAATGTGTTGGGTCTTACATTTTCAGAGGCATTTGATAAAAATCCCATTGAACTGCTACAACTGCTTTGTCTCAAAGCACAAGAATCGTTTGAAGAGGCGTATCTTTTAATTCAAACTCATTCAATGCCAGCTGCTAGTATTGCTCAGATTCTTGCAGAATCTTTTTTAAAG GGGTTACTAGCTGCACATCGTGGTGGATATATTGATTCGCAAAAAGAGGAAGGTCCTGCACCTTTATTATGGCGATTTTCAGATTTTTTGAAGTGGGCTGAGCTGTGCCCATCTGAATCCGAAATTGGTCATGCTTTAATGCGTTTAGTGATTACTGGACAAGAAATTCCACATGCCTGTGAG GTTGAACTTCTTATTCTCTCACATCACTTTTATAAGTCGTCCGCTTGCCTCGATGGTGTCGATGTTCTTGTGGCCCTAGCAGCAACCAGAGTAGATGCTTACGTTTCTGAAGGCGATTTTCCATGTTTGGCCCGCTTAATAACTGGGGTTGGAAACTTCCATGCCCTAAATTTCATACTTGGGATATTAATCGAAAATGGGCAGTTGGAACTTCTTCTTCAGAAGTACTCTGCCGCCGCCGATACTCATACCGGCACTCCTCAGGCTGTCAGAGGATTCCGCATGGCCGTTCTCACATCACTAAAACAATTTAACCCTAATGATCTTGATGCATTTGCCATG GTATATAATCACTTTGATATGAAGCATGAAACAGCTTCTCTACTGGAATCACGGGCCGAGAAATCCTATAACATGTGGTTCCCTCGTTACAACAAGGATCATACAGAAGATCTCTTAGAATCCATGAGATACTTTATCGAAGCTGCTGAAGTTCATTCCTCCATTGATGCTGGCAACAAGACCCGAGCTGCTTGCGCTAGTGCATCGCTCGTTTCACTTCAGATCCGAATGCCTGATTTCCAATGGCTCAGTTTATCCGCCACCAATGCCCGACGGGCTCTTGTGGAACAATCCCGTTTTCAAGAAGCACTAATTGTTGCTGAAGCATATGATCTTAATCAACCCGGTGAGTGGGCCCTGGTACTCTGGAACCAGATGTTGAAACCCGATCTTACTGAGCAATTTGTAGCAGAGTTTGTTGCTGTTCTCCCTCTGCAACCCACCATGCTTGCTGAAATCGCTCGGTTTTATAGAGCTGAGGTGGCAGCCCGTGGGGACCAGTCCCAGTTCTCTGTTTGGTTGACAGGTGGAGGATTACCTGCTGAATGGGCAAAGTATCTAGAGAGATCATTTCGATGTTTATTGAAGAGGACAAGGGACTTAAGGCTGAGATTGCAGTTGGCAACAGTTGCTACGGGCTTTGCTGATGTTATTAGCAGCTGCTTGAAAGCATTGGATCGAGTACCCGATAATGGTGGGCCGCTTGTGTTGAGGAAAGGGCATGGTGGGGCCTACCTTCCTCTAATGTGA